One window of the Nocardia terpenica genome contains the following:
- a CDS encoding class I SAM-dependent methyltransferase produces the protein MGQDPKRVVETGYDRIAERYLGWMGEIRDDARIRVLGEVIAGLPERAAVLDLGCGAGIPCTAALAEHADVVGVDLSARQLELARARVPGARFVRADIGTVEFRRASFDAVTAFYSIAHLPRAEHGALFRRIAGWLRPGGRFAASLGSGNDAGAVDNWLGVPMYFSSYDAATNRRLLGEAGLEPMIDEVVALHEPEGPAVFQWVVAAKPFG, from the coding sequence ATGGGGCAGGATCCGAAGAGGGTGGTGGAGACCGGGTACGACCGGATTGCCGAGCGGTACCTGGGGTGGATGGGAGAGATTCGGGACGATGCGCGGATTCGGGTTCTGGGGGAGGTGATCGCGGGGCTGCCCGAGCGGGCCGCCGTGCTCGATCTGGGTTGTGGGGCCGGGATCCCGTGTACCGCGGCGCTTGCCGAGCACGCGGATGTCGTCGGGGTCGATCTGTCGGCTCGGCAGTTGGAGTTGGCTCGGGCTCGGGTTCCCGGGGCGCGATTCGTGCGGGCGGATATCGGGACCGTCGAATTCCGGCGCGCGAGCTTCGACGCCGTCACCGCCTTCTACTCGATCGCGCATCTGCCGCGGGCCGAGCACGGTGCGCTGTTTCGGCGCATTGCCGGATGGCTGCGGCCGGGCGGGCGGTTCGCGGCGTCGCTGGGAAGCGGGAATGATGCAGGGGCCGTGGACAATTGGCTCGGTGTACCGATGTACTTCAGCAGCTACGACGCCGCCACCAACAGGCGGCTGCTGGGTGAGGCGGGATTGGAGCCGATGATCGATGAGGTTGTCGCCCTGCACGAGCCCGAAGGGCCTGCGGTATTCCAGTGGGTCGTTGCCGCCAAGCCCTTCGGGTGA
- a CDS encoding RrF2 family transcriptional regulator, which produces MQLSRLTDLGLRAMMRLAVGSAERERVTTRLIARQVRASERSVARVVAQLTELGLVAPQRGRAGGLRLTGPGREATVGWIARRLDGAFDTAECAGDRLCARGGPCQLRTALDEAREVFYRELDRYRIDDLVHRHIEIVPQPMSREIS; this is translated from the coding sequence ATGCAGCTGTCCCGCCTCACCGATCTCGGGCTCCGCGCGATGATGCGGCTGGCGGTCGGCAGCGCCGAGCGGGAACGCGTCACCACCAGGCTGATCGCCCGCCAGGTCAGGGCGTCGGAACGCTCGGTGGCCCGGGTGGTCGCCCAGCTCACCGAGTTGGGCCTGGTGGCGCCGCAGCGGGGCCGGGCCGGTGGGCTGCGGCTGACCGGGCCGGGACGGGAGGCGACGGTCGGCTGGATCGCCCGGCGGCTCGACGGCGCCTTCGACACCGCCGAGTGCGCGGGAGACCGATTGTGCGCCCGCGGTGGTCCATGCCAGTTGCGCACCGCCCTCGACGAGGCCCGCGAGGTGTTCTATCGCGAACTCGACAGGTACCGAATCGACGATCTGGTGCATCGGCACATCGAGATCGTGCCGCAACCGATGAGTAGGGAGATTTCGTGA